The following nucleotide sequence is from Mangifera indica cultivar Alphonso chromosome 1, CATAS_Mindica_2.1, whole genome shotgun sequence.
tcttaTTCGCTCGGCCAAACTCAATCTGaatttctaaataaattataactattatcaaaataatacttttttaatattGGAAAAAATGCTAGAATATCAGAACAAATTCTACTACAAAAGAGTGGTCAGCTGCGGAAGGAACTGCCGTTCATTACAAAGATCGACACGTTGTCATCTCGTAAAATACCAATCCCGCccttcacttttatttttgcGCGAACCCTggatttacaaaattttcaccaaaatcGTTTACTCATTTCCCGCTGTGCTAATATAAAATCTCAACCATCCAGTTCAGTATTCTTAAAACTAACGGCATCTAGCGCTCGATCCGCGCCACTTAAATTCAGCCAATCATATCCCTTTCCAGTCCTCTATATATATGAAAGCCAatcacaaacaaaaataaacgcAAATCTCTCATACAGTCtcttctcttcaattttttaagtcTTTAAGCGATCCAAATTCCAAATGGCCCCGAAAGCCGAGAAAAAGCCCGCCGAGAAGAAGCCCGCGGCTGAGAAGGCTCCCGCCGAGAAGAAGCCAAGAGCCGAGAAAAAGCTTCCTAAGGATGCGGCGTCCGcagacaaaaagaagaagagaacaaAGAAGAACGTAGAAACCTACAAGATCTATATATTCAAGGTCTTGAAGCAGGTCCATCCTGACATCGGGATCTCCAGCAAGGCCATGGGCATTATGAATAGTTTTATTAACGACATCTTCGAGAAATTGGCGCAGGAGGC
It contains:
- the LOC123209658 gene encoding histone H2B.3-like, which encodes MAPKAEKKPAEKKPAAEKAPAEKKPRAEKKLPKDAASADKKKKRTKKNVETYKIYIFKVLKQVHPDIGISSKAMGIMNSFINDIFEKLAQEASRLARYNKKPTITSREIQTAVRLVLPGELAKHAVSEGTKAVTKFTSS